One region of Actinopolymorpha sp. NPDC004070 genomic DNA includes:
- a CDS encoding glycosyl hydrolase family 28-related protein: MSDDLVDRLLEWGRLALSRRGFIGLGAGATAALLDSREFGSVGDGRKDEHHALQAALDRAVAGPRPRPLLIPAGTYQLSKPLQATGPLEIRGDGPERTVLLAPPNSPAISLGTLSNGQPNGLVLRDFTIRSSSTSRAPMLDIRQYGRKWIVDRVNFDAAFGDRTGVRVWSSWVGSIRDCSFYRFGAEGVRSERAAIVVKPQSLPTGNGPINNVAISDCAFERVQAGIDLHDPEETGKSTVIHAVEIRNPRFKNSSVKGPVANSVGIRANSTSTFNVVVTAPFFEDFAVGVSVRGWGWSITSPFAQSADTVVDLVTGGGHSITGLVLDGAAANAIGTGVRCRSGVSGRCELRLWKSVHGRKYLTHPWVDDTKGKLVVIPA, translated from the coding sequence ATGAGCGACGACCTGGTCGACCGACTCCTCGAGTGGGGGCGCCTGGCGCTGTCCCGGCGAGGGTTCATCGGCCTGGGCGCCGGCGCGACCGCCGCGCTGCTCGACTCGCGCGAGTTCGGCTCCGTCGGCGACGGCCGTAAGGACGAGCACCACGCGCTGCAGGCCGCGCTCGACCGTGCCGTCGCCGGCCCCCGCCCGCGGCCGCTGCTCATCCCCGCGGGCACGTACCAGCTCAGCAAGCCCCTGCAGGCGACCGGCCCGCTGGAGATCCGCGGCGACGGCCCGGAGCGGACCGTCCTCCTCGCTCCGCCCAACTCGCCCGCCATCTCGCTCGGCACGCTGTCCAACGGACAGCCGAACGGTCTGGTGCTGCGCGACTTCACCATCCGCTCGTCCTCGACGTCGCGCGCTCCCATGCTCGACATTCGCCAGTACGGCCGGAAGTGGATCGTCGACCGGGTGAACTTCGACGCCGCGTTCGGCGACCGTACGGGCGTGCGGGTCTGGTCGAGCTGGGTGGGCTCGATCAGGGACTGCAGCTTCTACCGGTTCGGCGCGGAGGGCGTCCGCTCCGAGCGCGCCGCCATCGTCGTCAAACCGCAGTCGCTTCCTACCGGCAACGGCCCGATCAACAACGTCGCCATCTCCGACTGCGCGTTCGAACGCGTCCAGGCGGGCATCGACCTGCACGACCCGGAGGAGACGGGCAAGAGCACGGTCATCCACGCGGTCGAGATCCGCAACCCGCGCTTCAAGAACTCCAGCGTCAAGGGACCGGTCGCCAACTCCGTCGGCATCCGGGCCAACTCCACGTCCACCTTCAACGTCGTGGTCACCGCGCCCTTCTTCGAGGACTTCGCCGTCGGCGTCTCGGTCCGCGGCTGGGGTTGGTCGATCACCTCGCCGTTCGCGCAGTCCGCCGACACCGTGGTCGACCTGGTGACCGGGGGCGGCCACAGCATCACCGGGCTCGTCCTGGACGGTGCCGCGGCCAACGCCATCGGGACCGGCGTCCGTTGCCGCTCCGGTGTCAGCGGGCGATGCGAGCTGCGGCTGTGGAAGAGCGTCCACGGCCGGAAGTACCTCACCCATCCCTGGGTCGACGACACCAAGGGCAAGCTCGTCGTCATTCCGGCGTAA
- a CDS encoding GNAT family N-acetyltransferase, with amino-acid sequence MGVSRHARTRTLAGRGIGTALMRTAEERTTAARACLFVRPRNEAVLAFYRRLGYAPPDGAAIDTAQELVGLAKELSLQP; translated from the coding sequence GTGGGTGTCTCTCGGCACGCCCGGACCCGTACTCTGGCCGGGCGCGGGATCGGCACGGCGTTGATGCGCACTGCCGAGGAGCGTACGACCGCGGCGCGTGCCTGTTTGTTCGTACGCCCGCGCAACGAAGCGGTGCTGGCCTTCTACCGGCGACTCGGGTACGCCCCGCCCGATGGAGCGGCGATCGACACGGCCCAGGAACTCGTCGGGCTGGCGAAGGAGCTGAGTCTGCAGCCTTGA
- a CDS encoding class I SAM-dependent methyltransferase, which translates to MRTQWLIDELAHAGPEHLDADFVAGFDRKQGHPDPGEDLAALAAHGVGGDATVVDFGAGTGQFALAAAGRFGRVVAVDISPAMVSIMRERADERGLANLECVRGGFLSYDHTGKPADAVYTRHALHQLPDFWKTQALVRIAEVLRPGGVLRIRDLIYDFRPDQAGEFLESWLAGAVDDPAAGYTREDYIGHIQTEHSTYRWLFEPMLEACGFEIVDASYAGSIYGAYTCVKQ; encoded by the coding sequence GTGCGTACTCAGTGGTTGATCGACGAACTCGCCCACGCCGGGCCCGAACACCTCGACGCCGACTTCGTGGCCGGGTTCGACCGCAAGCAGGGGCACCCCGATCCGGGTGAGGACCTCGCCGCGCTGGCCGCCCACGGTGTCGGCGGTGACGCGACCGTGGTGGATTTCGGCGCCGGCACCGGCCAGTTCGCGCTGGCCGCGGCCGGGCGGTTCGGCCGCGTGGTCGCCGTCGACATCTCACCGGCGATGGTCTCCATCATGCGCGAACGCGCCGACGAGCGGGGTCTGGCCAACCTGGAGTGCGTACGCGGCGGATTCCTGTCGTACGACCACACCGGCAAACCCGCCGACGCCGTTTACACCCGGCATGCGCTGCACCAGCTACCGGACTTCTGGAAGACCCAGGCGCTCGTCCGGATCGCGGAAGTGCTCCGGCCGGGTGGGGTGCTGCGGATTCGCGACCTGATCTACGACTTCCGTCCGGACCAGGCCGGTGAGTTCCTCGAGTCGTGGCTGGCGGGTGCGGTGGACGATCCCGCGGCCGGCTACACCCGCGAGGACTACATCGGGCACATCCAGACCGAGCACAGCACCTACCGCTGGCTGTTCGAGCCGATGCTGGAGGCCTGCGGTTTCGAGATCGTCGACGCGTCGTACGCCGGCTCGATCTA
- a CDS encoding helix-turn-helix domain-containing protein, whose amino-acid sequence MAHPVRLQVLEILRENGPLTATELGERIGESPANTSFHLRTLAKYGFVVEAERGKGRSRPWRDATGGLMIPDAELEGEARRAAVAMVQGMRMMLVRQIERWVAVRSGYPKKWQATGFEMEFRTRMTAEELKKVGEQIQDLLEPYKRPASEVPKGAKGVTVAAWGFPTEPPTGESSRRSTR is encoded by the coding sequence ATGGCCCATCCGGTTCGGCTGCAGGTGCTGGAGATTCTCCGCGAGAACGGACCGTTGACCGCTACCGAACTCGGCGAGCGGATCGGCGAGAGCCCTGCCAACACCTCGTTCCACCTTCGTACGTTGGCGAAGTACGGCTTCGTCGTGGAAGCCGAACGAGGCAAGGGGCGCAGCCGCCCGTGGCGCGACGCGACCGGAGGGCTGATGATTCCCGACGCGGAGCTGGAGGGGGAAGCGCGGCGCGCGGCAGTGGCGATGGTTCAGGGCATGCGCATGATGTTGGTGCGCCAGATCGAACGCTGGGTCGCAGTGCGCTCCGGTTACCCAAAGAAGTGGCAGGCGACCGGGTTCGAGATGGAGTTCCGGACCCGGATGACCGCGGAGGAGCTGAAGAAGGTCGGCGAGCAGATCCAGGATCTGCTCGAGCCGTACAAGCGGCCCGCGAGCGAGGTCCCCAAAGGGGCCAAGGGCGTGACGGTCGCGGCGTGGGGCTTCCCGACCGAACCGCCGACCGGGGAGTCCTCGCGCAGGAGCACGCGGTGA
- a CDS encoding class I SAM-dependent methyltransferase: protein MERNVANEEDVFALMDALFEADADRWTARGAGWWDGFYGERERGVPFFRDAPDESLVAWHTAGLVPAEGRALDLGCGPGRNAVWLARQGFHVDAVDLSPTALEWGRERAAAANANVNFVQASIFELGDEFTGYDLVYDSGCFHHLPPHRRISYRRLLERAVAPAGAFGLVSFAWGAMGSEEPDANFYREGRLAGGLAYREEDLRRIFGWLRPVEVRRMTPQDADSPTFGDSFLWAGLFVR from the coding sequence GTGGAACGCAATGTGGCGAACGAGGAGGACGTGTTCGCCCTGATGGACGCGCTGTTCGAGGCGGACGCGGACCGGTGGACCGCCCGGGGTGCGGGTTGGTGGGACGGCTTCTACGGCGAACGGGAGCGAGGTGTCCCGTTCTTCCGGGACGCACCGGACGAGTCGCTGGTCGCCTGGCACACCGCCGGTCTCGTACCCGCCGAAGGTCGTGCTCTCGACCTCGGCTGCGGGCCCGGGCGCAACGCCGTCTGGCTCGCCCGGCAGGGCTTCCACGTCGACGCCGTCGACCTCTCCCCGACCGCGCTGGAGTGGGGCCGGGAGCGGGCGGCAGCAGCGAACGCGAACGTCAACTTCGTCCAGGCCAGCATCTTCGAACTCGGCGACGAGTTCACCGGCTACGACCTGGTGTACGACTCGGGCTGCTTCCACCACCTGCCGCCCCACCGCCGGATCAGCTACCGCCGGCTGCTCGAACGCGCCGTCGCCCCCGCCGGCGCGTTCGGACTGGTCAGCTTCGCCTGGGGCGCGATGGGGTCGGAGGAGCCGGACGCGAACTTCTATCGGGAGGGACGCCTCGCGGGAGGTCTTGCGTACCGCGAGGAGGATCTGCGCCGGATCTTCGGCTGGCTGCGGCCGGTCGAGGTACGCCGGATGACACCGCAGGACGCCGACTCGCCGACGTTCGGCGACAGCTTCCTGTGGGCGGGCCTGTTCGTGCGGTGA